The Kineococcus radiotolerans SRS30216 = ATCC BAA-149 genomic interval GCGGCGTCGACGACCTGCTCGGGGGCCGCGCCCGCCTCGTCGTCCTCGACGCGCCGTGCCCGGTGCTCTCCGTCCCCGAGCCCGCCTCGGGCTCCGGCTGCCTGCCCCCCGCCGACGCCCTCACAATGGGGGTGTGAGCGCACCCACCCTGACGGCCGTCCAGCCGCTGCGGATCGGACCGCACGTCTCCCCGACGCCGGTCGTCCTGGCCCCCATGGCCGGCATCACCAACACCGCCTACCGGCAGCTGTGCCGCGAGCACGGCGAGGGCTTCTACGTCAGCGAGATGGTCACCTCCCGCGCCCTCGTCGAGCGCCACGCCGAGACGATGCGGCTGGTGACGTTCACCGCCTCCGAGCGCCCCCGCAGCCTGCAGCTCTACGGCGTGGACCCCACGACCGTGGCCGCGGCGGTGCGGATGGTCGTCGAGGACGACCTCGCCGACCACGTCGACCTCAACTTCGGCTGCCCCGTGCCCAAGGTCACCCGCAAGGGCGGCGGGTCCGCGCTGCCCTGGAAGGCGGAGCTGTTCCGCTCCATCGTCCGCGGCGCGGTCGCCGAGGCGTCGCGCGGCGGGATCCCGCTGACGGTGAAGATGCGCAAGGGCATCGACGACGACCACCTCACCTACCTGCAGGCCGGCAAGGCCGCCGAGCAGGAGGGGGCCGCCGCCGTCGCCCTGCACGGGCGCACCGCGTCCCAGCACTACTCCGGGCAGGCCGACTGGGAGGCGATCGCCCGGCTGAAGGAGACCGTCACCACGATCCCCGTCCTCGGCAACGGCGACGTCTGGAGCGCCGAGGACGCGCTGGAGATGGTGCGCCGCACCGGGTGCGACGGCGTCGTCGTCGGCCGCGGCTGCCTCGGCCGGCCCTGGCTGTTCGCCGACCTCGAGGCCGGTTTCGCCGGGCGCGAGGACCGGGTCAAGCCGGGGCTGCGGCAGGTCGCGCAGGTCCTGCGCCGCCACGCCGAACTGCTGGTCGAGTTCTACGGCGACGAGCTGCGCGGCTGCCGCGACATCCGCAAGCACGTCTCCTGGTACCTCAAGGGCTACCCCGTGGGCGGGGACGTGCGCGCCCGCCTCGGCCTCGTCGACACCCTCGAGGCCCTCGACGAGCTGCTGGACTCCCTCGACCTCGACCTGCCCTACCCGGGGGCGGCCGCCGAGGGCTCGCGCGGCCGGGCGGGTTCCCCCCAGGCCCGCGTCGCCCTGCCCGAGGGGTGGCTGGACGACCAGGAGCTCACCGGTCCCGCGGCCGAGATGATCCGCCAGGCCGAGCTGTCGGTGTCGGGCGGATGAGCTCCGAGGACCAGGGCTACGGCCGCGGCGACCTGGAGCGCTGGGCCGCCGAACCGCCGAAGACCCACGGCCGCACCGCCTTCGCCCGCGACCGCGCCCGCGTCCTGCACTCCTCGGCGCTGCGCCGGCTCGCGGCCAAGACCCAGGTCGTGGGGCCCGGCACCGACGATTTCGTCCGCAACCGGCTCACGCACTCCCTGGAGGTCGCCCAGGTCGGGCGCGAGCTCGGGGCGGCGCTGGGGTGCGACCCCGACGTCGTCGACACCGCCTGCCTGGCCCACGACCTGGGGCACCCGCCGTTCGGGCACAACGGCGAGCGGGCGCTGGCCGAGGCCGCCGCCGGGATCGGCGGCTTCGAGGGCAACGCCCAGACGCTGCGGCTGCTGACCCGGCTGGAACCGAAGACGGTCGCCCTCGACGGCTCGCCCGTGGGGCTGAACCTCACCCGGGCCAGCCTGGACGCCTCGACGAAGTACCCGTGGCTGCACGGGAAGGCCCCGCGGGCGACCTCGAAGTTCGGCGCCTACGCCGACGACGCGGACGTCTTCACCTGGCTGCGCGACGGCGCCCCGGAGAACCGGCCGTGCGTGGAGGCGCAGGTCATGGACTTCTCCGACGACGTGGCCTACTCGGTGCACGACGTCGAGGACGCCGTCGTCGCCGGCCACGTCCGCCTGGACTGGCTGGACCGGGACGAGATCCGCGCCCGCGTCGCGGCGCAGGTGCGCGACTGGTACCTGCCCGACGCCTCCGACGACGCGGTCGCCGACGCCCTGGAGCGGCTCTCCAGCACCGGCTTCTGGGCCCGGGAGCAGCCCGGGGAGGTCTTCGGCGGCCGGCGGCACCTGGCGGCGCTGAAGGACATGACCTCCCAGCTCATCGGCCGCTTCGCCAACGCCGCCGAGCACGCCACCCGGGAGCGCCACGGCGACGGGCGGCTGACCCGCTACGCCGCCGACGTCGTCGTCCCGCCCGGCACCGCCCTGGAGGTCGCCGTCCTCAAGGGGGTCGCGGCGACGTTCGTCATGACCGCCCAGGAGCGGCAGCCGTTCTACGCCCGCCAGCGCGAGCTGCTGCACGAGCTCCTCGCGGCGCTGGCCGAGCAGGCGCCGGGAGCCCTGGAACCGCCGTTCCGCGAGGACCACGCCCTCGCCGGGGACGACGCGGCCCGGTTGCGGGTCGTCGTGGACCAGGTGGCGTCCCTCACCGACGTCTCCGCGCTGGCCTGGCACGCCCGCCTCACCGGCTGACGGCCCGCGGGCGGGGTGCGGGGCCCGGCCCCGCACCCCGCCCGCGACCGGCCTCAGCGCGCCCGGCGCTTGGCCGAGATCACCCCGGTGTCGAACCCGGCCAGGTGCAGCCCGCCGTGGAAGCGGGCGTGCTCGATCTTCAGGCAGCGGTTCATCACGACGGTGACCCCGGCCTCCGCCCCGCGGCGCGCGACGTCCTCGTCGGCGAGCCCGAGCTGCATCCACATCACGGGCGAGCCCACTGCGATCACCTCGTCGAGGACGGCCCCGAGCTCGGCCGGCCGCCGGAAGACGTCGACGAGGTCGGGGACCCCGGGCAGCTCGGCGAGGGAGGGGTAGCAGGGCCGGCCGAGGATCTCGGTCTCGTTCGGGTTGACGAACCAGACCTCGAAGTCGGAGCTGGCGAGCAGGTACGTCGCCACGAAGTACGAGGCGCGCGAGGGCTTGGCCGAGGCGCCGAGGACGGCCACCGTCCGCGTCCGGCGCAGGATGCGCAGCCGCTGCCCGGGCGTGGGGGCGCTCCAGGTGGTGGCGGGGGCGTCCTTGGACCCGGTCGCGGCGCGGGCGTCGGCCGCGGCGGTC includes:
- the dusB gene encoding tRNA dihydrouridine synthase DusB, with amino-acid sequence MSAPTLTAVQPLRIGPHVSPTPVVLAPMAGITNTAYRQLCREHGEGFYVSEMVTSRALVERHAETMRLVTFTASERPRSLQLYGVDPTTVAAAVRMVVEDDLADHVDLNFGCPVPKVTRKGGGSALPWKAELFRSIVRGAVAEASRGGIPLTVKMRKGIDDDHLTYLQAGKAAEQEGAAAVALHGRTASQHYSGQADWEAIARLKETVTTIPVLGNGDVWSAEDALEMVRRTGCDGVVVGRGCLGRPWLFADLEAGFAGREDRVKPGLRQVAQVLRRHAELLVEFYGDELRGCRDIRKHVSWYLKGYPVGGDVRARLGLVDTLEALDELLDSLDLDLPYPGAAAEGSRGRAGSPQARVALPEGWLDDQELTGPAAEMIRQAELSVSGG
- a CDS encoding deoxyguanosinetriphosphate triphosphohydrolase; translation: MSSEDQGYGRGDLERWAAEPPKTHGRTAFARDRARVLHSSALRRLAAKTQVVGPGTDDFVRNRLTHSLEVAQVGRELGAALGCDPDVVDTACLAHDLGHPPFGHNGERALAEAAAGIGGFEGNAQTLRLLTRLEPKTVALDGSPVGLNLTRASLDASTKYPWLHGKAPRATSKFGAYADDADVFTWLRDGAPENRPCVEAQVMDFSDDVAYSVHDVEDAVVAGHVRLDWLDRDEIRARVAAQVRDWYLPDASDDAVADALERLSSTGFWAREQPGEVFGGRRHLAALKDMTSQLIGRFANAAEHATRERHGDGRLTRYAADVVVPPGTALEVAVLKGVAATFVMTAQERQPFYARQRELLHELLAALAEQAPGALEPPFREDHALAGDDAARLRVVVDQVASLTDVSALAWHARLTG
- a CDS encoding CoA-binding protein; translation: MSGTTPVPDASTDTGAVAAPETLRTAAADARAATGSKDAPATTWSAPTPGQRLRILRRTRTVAVLGASAKPSRASYFVATYLLASSDFEVWFVNPNETEILGRPCYPSLAELPGVPDLVDVFRRPAELGAVLDEVIAVGSPVMWMQLGLADEDVARRGAEAGVTVVMNRCLKIEHARFHGGLHLAGFDTGVISAKRRAR